In a single window of the Streptomyces sp. HUAS ZL42 genome:
- a CDS encoding lysophospholipid acyltransferase family protein encodes MFYYLLKYVLLGPLLRLVFRPRIEGLEHVPQSGAAIVAGNHLSFSDHFLMPAMLKRRITFLAKAEYFTGPGIKGRLTAFFFRSAGQIPVDRSGKDAGQAAIREGLGVLRKQELLGIYPEGTRSHDGRLYKGKVGVAVMALKAQVPVIPCAMIGTFEAQPPGKVIPNIHPVVIRFGKPLDFSRYAGMENEKAILRAVTDEIMYAILSLSEQEYVDQYAAVVKAEEAAAKAEKERKFPRMPLS; translated from the coding sequence TTGTTCTACTACCTGCTCAAATACGTGCTGTTGGGGCCGTTGCTGAGACTGGTCTTCCGGCCCCGAATAGAGGGCCTCGAGCACGTACCGCAGTCGGGTGCGGCGATCGTCGCCGGCAACCACCTGTCCTTCTCCGACCACTTCCTGATGCCCGCGATGCTCAAGCGGCGCATCACCTTCCTCGCGAAGGCCGAGTACTTCACCGGCCCCGGCATCAAGGGCCGCCTCACCGCGTTCTTCTTCCGCAGCGCCGGGCAGATCCCGGTCGACCGCTCCGGCAAGGATGCGGGCCAGGCCGCGATCCGCGAGGGCCTCGGCGTGCTGCGCAAGCAGGAGCTGCTCGGCATCTACCCGGAGGGCACCCGCTCGCACGACGGCCGCCTCTACAAGGGCAAGGTGGGCGTCGCGGTAATGGCGCTCAAGGCCCAGGTCCCCGTCATCCCCTGCGCGATGATCGGCACCTTCGAGGCCCAGCCCCCGGGCAAGGTCATCCCCAACATCCACCCCGTGGTGATCCGCTTCGGCAAGCCCCTCGACTTCTCCCGCTACGCCGGCATGGAGAATGAGAAGGCGATCCTGCGCGCCGTCACCGACGAGATCATGTACGCGATCCTGTCGCTGTCCGAGCAGGAGTACGTCGACCAGTACGCGGCCGTGGTGAAGGCCGAGGAGGCAGCCGCGAAGGCGGAGAAGGAACGCAAGTTCCCGCGGATGCCTTTGAGTTGA
- a CDS encoding alpha/beta hydrolase: protein MRPKRRTAALGSAGAIVTATLIAGAVAAPTASATSRHGQDREARGAAIAAARAAKAGIDWQDCPADWGLEKPIQCGWVTVPLDYAKPYGKQIKLAVDRIGSTGTKGERQGALIYNPGGPGGSGLRFPRRVTTKNPLWVNTSKAYDFVGFDPRGVGHSAPISCADPQEFVKAPKADPVPDSEADKLAQIKLAREYAEGCYERSSAMLPHMTTPNTARDLDVIRAALGEKKLNYLGVSYGTYLGAVYGTLFPGHVRRMVVDSVVNPSREKIWYEANLDQDVAFEGRWKDWEDWVAANDATFHLGTTRAAVQGKWLELRATAKKNPIGGLVGPAELISFFQGAPYYDSSWIPVATVLSKYFAGDTQALVDAAAPDLTDTAGNIASENGNAVYTAVECTDAKWPTSWRKWNSDNTRLNKDYPFLTWANAWMNLPCAFWPVKQQTPVNVKTGKGLPGVLIVQSERDAATPYDGAVELHKRFKGSRLITEKDAGSHGVTGLVNPCINSRVDAYLLTGKLDTKDVTCAPHATPKP, encoded by the coding sequence ATGAGACCGAAGAGGCGGACGGCGGCGCTCGGTTCGGCCGGAGCGATCGTCACCGCGACTCTGATAGCCGGTGCTGTGGCGGCGCCCACCGCCAGCGCGACCAGCCGGCATGGGCAGGACCGCGAGGCGCGCGGCGCCGCGATCGCCGCGGCGCGGGCGGCGAAGGCGGGGATCGACTGGCAGGACTGTCCCGCGGACTGGGGCCTGGAGAAGCCCATCCAGTGCGGCTGGGTCACGGTGCCGCTCGACTACGCCAAGCCCTACGGCAAGCAGATCAAGCTCGCCGTCGACCGCATCGGCAGCACGGGGACCAAGGGAGAGCGCCAGGGCGCCCTCATCTACAACCCCGGCGGCCCCGGGGGTTCCGGCCTGCGCTTCCCGCGCCGGGTCACCACCAAGAACCCGCTGTGGGTGAACACGTCCAAGGCGTACGACTTCGTGGGCTTCGACCCGCGCGGTGTCGGCCACTCCGCGCCCATCTCCTGCGCCGACCCGCAGGAGTTCGTCAAGGCGCCCAAGGCCGACCCGGTCCCGGACAGCGAGGCCGACAAGCTCGCCCAGATCAAGCTCGCCCGCGAGTACGCCGAGGGCTGCTACGAGCGCAGCAGCGCGATGCTGCCCCACATGACCACGCCGAACACCGCGCGCGACCTGGACGTCATCCGCGCCGCCCTCGGCGAGAAGAAGCTCAACTACCTGGGCGTCTCCTACGGCACCTACTTGGGCGCCGTGTACGGCACGCTGTTCCCGGGCCACGTCCGCCGCATGGTCGTCGACAGTGTCGTCAACCCGTCGCGCGAGAAGATCTGGTACGAGGCCAACCTCGACCAGGACGTCGCCTTCGAGGGCCGCTGGAAGGACTGGGAGGACTGGGTCGCCGCCAACGACGCCACCTTCCACCTGGGCACCACCCGTGCCGCCGTCCAGGGCAAGTGGCTCGAGCTGCGTGCGACCGCCAAGAAGAACCCCATCGGCGGTCTCGTCGGCCCGGCCGAGCTGATCTCCTTCTTCCAGGGCGCCCCGTACTACGACTCCTCGTGGATCCCGGTGGCGACGGTCCTCAGCAAGTACTTCGCCGGTGACACCCAGGCCCTGGTCGACGCGGCCGCCCCGGACCTGACCGACACGGCCGGCAACATCGCCTCGGAGAACGGCAACGCGGTCTACACGGCCGTCGAGTGCACCGACGCCAAGTGGCCCACCAGCTGGCGGAAGTGGAACAGCGACAACACGCGGCTGAACAAGGACTATCCCTTCCTCACCTGGGCCAATGCCTGGATGAACCTGCCGTGTGCCTTCTGGCCGGTCAAGCAGCAGACCCCGGTGAACGTCAAGACCGGCAAGGGCCTGCCCGGGGTGCTGATCGTGCAGTCCGAGCGTGACGCGGCCACCCCGTACGACGGTGCCGTGGAACTGCACAAGCGGTTCAAGGGCTCCCGCCTGATCACCGAGAAGGACGCGGGTTCGCACGGCGTGACCGGACTGGTCAACCCGTGCATCAACAGCCGGGTGGACGCCTACCTGCTCACCGGCAAGCTCGACACCAAGGACGTGACCTGCGCGCCGCACGCCACGCCGAAGCCGTAG
- a CDS encoding urease accessory protein UreD, with translation MTAGTTGVRATARIRAQADGRNGTALPVLEGEGPLAPRRTRGSGTEARVLLVGAMSGPLGGDHFTVRAEVEEGARLRVGSAAATIALPGQAKGEARYDVRLSVADGGELCWLPEPLISAHGSELYVTTRADLAAGARLVLREEQVLGRAGEEPGRLGSRLTVRIAGRVVLDQELACGPGAPGGWDGPAVLAGHRTVGQLVVVRPEFGHQPLVPRVLEEGAVITPLAGPAALVTAVAGDGLRLRRVLDEALAVIG, from the coding sequence ATGACCGCGGGGACGACGGGGGTCCGGGCGACTGCCAGGATCCGCGCGCAGGCAGACGGCCGGAACGGGACCGCCCTGCCGGTGCTCGAGGGCGAGGGGCCGCTGGCCCCGCGACGGACGCGGGGGAGCGGTACCGAGGCACGGGTCCTGCTCGTGGGGGCCATGAGCGGTCCGCTCGGCGGCGACCACTTCACTGTGCGTGCGGAGGTCGAGGAAGGCGCCCGGCTGCGCGTCGGGTCGGCCGCCGCCACCATCGCGCTGCCCGGGCAGGCGAAGGGCGAGGCACGGTACGACGTGCGGCTCAGCGTGGCCGACGGGGGTGAACTGTGCTGGCTGCCCGAGCCGTTGATCTCCGCCCACGGCAGCGAGCTGTATGTCACCACACGGGCCGACCTCGCCGCCGGCGCCCGGCTCGTGCTGCGCGAGGAGCAGGTGCTCGGGCGGGCCGGTGAGGAACCCGGGCGGCTTGGCAGCCGTCTTACGGTCCGGATCGCGGGTCGGGTCGTTCTCGACCAGGAGCTGGCCTGCGGGCCCGGAGCGCCCGGCGGCTGGGACGGGCCGGCCGTTCTGGCGGGACACCGGACTGTGGGTCAACTCGTGGTCGTACGGCCGGAGTTCGGCCACCAGCCCCTCGTACCCCGCGTCCTGGAGGAGGGGGCCGTGATCACTCCGCTCGCCGGGCCCGCCGCTCTGGTCACCGCCGTCGCGGGGGACGGGCTGCGGTTGCGCCGGGTGCTGGACGAGGCGTTGGCGGTCATCGGGTGA
- a CDS encoding urease accessory protein UreF — MSRAALLVLADGRFPAGGHAHSGGAEAAVKAGRVTGAASLEDFCRGRLHTAGLVAAAVAAAAALGVSPSVLDAAADARTPSPALRVAARKLGRQLMRAARATWPSAELDAVAREFPKGVHQPVVLGLAARAAGLGAQEAAYCAAYESVSGPASATVRLLSLDPFDATAVLARLAPEVDRVVDRAVEAARRVVEDGVDALPAASAPLLEIGAEVHAAWAVRLFAS; from the coding sequence ATGTCACGGGCAGCACTTCTCGTCCTGGCCGACGGCCGCTTTCCCGCCGGGGGGCATGCGCACTCCGGCGGGGCGGAGGCGGCCGTCAAGGCCGGACGCGTCACCGGAGCGGCGAGTCTGGAGGACTTCTGCCGGGGCCGGCTGCACACGGCGGGGCTGGTCGCGGCGGCGGTGGCCGCGGCGGCCGCACTCGGTGTGTCGCCTTCGGTGTTGGACGCGGCAGCGGATGCGCGGACGCCGTCGCCCGCGTTGCGGGTCGCGGCGCGCAAGCTGGGGCGGCAGTTGATGCGTGCCGCTCGCGCGACATGGCCGTCCGCGGAACTCGACGCCGTGGCGCGGGAGTTTCCCAAGGGGGTGCATCAGCCGGTGGTGCTCGGGCTTGCGGCGCGGGCGGCGGGGCTGGGGGCGCAGGAGGCTGCGTACTGTGCGGCGTACGAGAGTGTGAGTGGGCCGGCGTCGGCGACGGTGCGGTTGCTGAGTCTGGATCCGTTCGACGCCACCGCGGTGCTGGCTCGGCTGGCGCCGGAGGTGGATCGCGTGGTGGATCGGGCGGTGGAGGCGGCTCGGAGGGTCGTCGAGGACGGGGTCGATGCCTTGCCGGCTGCTTCTGCGCCGTTGCTGGAGATCGGGGCGGAGGTGCATGCGGCCTGGGCCGTACGGCTGTTTGCGTCGTAG
- a CDS encoding urease subunit gamma — MQLTPHEQERLLIHVAADVAEKRRARGLKLNHPEAVALITSHILEGARDGRTVAELMSSGRKLLTRDDVMEGVPEMIHDVQVEATFPDGTKLVTVHDPIV, encoded by the coding sequence GTGCAACTGACCCCGCACGAGCAGGAGAGGCTGCTGATCCACGTGGCGGCCGACGTGGCGGAGAAGCGGCGGGCGCGCGGGCTGAAGCTGAACCACCCCGAGGCCGTCGCGCTCATCACGTCGCACATCCTCGAAGGCGCGCGTGACGGCCGTACCGTCGCGGAGCTCATGTCCTCCGGACGCAAGCTGCTCACCCGGGACGACGTCATGGAAGGCGTCCCCGAGATGATCCACGACGTCCAGGTCGAGGCGACCTTCCCGGACGGCACCAAGCTCGTCACCGTCCACGACCCGATCGTCTGA
- the ureG gene encoding urease accessory protein UreG produces the protein MHLDHTHQGPSAVSADARRPDGSRRALRIGLGGPVGSGKTATVAALCRALRDELSLAVVTNDIYTREDAEFLLREAVLPPERITAVETGACPHTAIRDDISANLEAVEDLEDEVGPLDLILVESGGDNLTATFSKGLVDAQIFVIDVAGGDDIPRKGGPGVTTADLLVVNKTDLAPYVGSDLGRMAADAKTQRAELPVVFQSLRSEAGARDVAQWVRAQLAAWTA, from the coding sequence ATGCACCTCGACCACACCCACCAAGGCCCCTCCGCCGTGAGCGCCGATGCTCGCCGTCCCGACGGTTCGCGGCGGGCCCTGCGTATCGGGCTCGGCGGGCCCGTGGGGTCCGGGAAGACCGCGACCGTCGCCGCGCTGTGCCGGGCCCTGCGGGACGAGTTGTCCCTCGCCGTCGTCACGAACGACATCTACACGCGTGAGGATGCGGAGTTCCTGCTGCGGGAGGCCGTGCTGCCCCCCGAGCGGATCACCGCCGTGGAGACGGGTGCCTGTCCGCACACCGCGATCCGGGACGACATCTCCGCCAATCTGGAAGCGGTGGAGGATCTGGAGGACGAGGTCGGGCCGCTCGATCTCATTCTCGTCGAGTCCGGCGGGGACAACCTCACCGCCACCTTCTCCAAGGGGCTCGTCGACGCTCAGATCTTCGTGATCGACGTGGCCGGCGGCGACGACATTCCGCGCAAGGGCGGGCCCGGCGTCACCACCGCCGACCTGCTCGTCGTCAACAAGACGGACCTCGCCCCTTACGTCGGCTCCGACCTCGGGCGGATGGCGGCCGACGCCAAGACCCAGCGGGCCGAACTGCCCGTCGTCTTCCAGTCGCTCAGGAGCGAGGCCGGGGCAAGGGACGTGGCCCAGTGGGTGCGGGCGCAGCTCGCCGCGTGGACGGCATGA
- a CDS encoding urease subunit beta: MIPGEILFAEDPIVYNSGREVTRLTVLNAADRPVQVGSHYHFAEANPGLEFDRAAARGKRLNVAAGTAVRFEPGIPVDVELVPLTGARVVPGLRGETGGALDA; the protein is encoded by the coding sequence ATGATTCCCGGAGAGATCCTGTTCGCCGAGGACCCGATCGTCTACAACTCGGGCCGCGAGGTCACCCGGCTGACCGTCCTCAACGCCGCCGACCGCCCTGTCCAGGTCGGCTCCCACTACCACTTCGCCGAGGCCAACCCCGGCCTGGAGTTCGACCGCGCCGCCGCGCGCGGCAAGCGGCTGAACGTCGCCGCCGGCACCGCCGTGCGCTTCGAGCCCGGGATCCCCGTCGACGTCGAACTCGTCCCGCTCACCGGCGCCCGTGTGGTGCCCGGGCTGCGCGGGGAGACCGGAGGTGCCCTCGATGCCTGA
- a CDS encoding PP2C family protein-serine/threonine phosphatase: MKDTAIDYAAVFQALPGMVALLTPDLVYVDVNEDFLRVAGRKREQLIGRHLFDVFPDNPNDPAATGVRNLASSLHRVIAIGERDTMALQRYDVEDPDRPGEWEVRYWSPVNAPVFGPDGRVALVVHRVEEVTELIRARGGPRGGKARVLEAELYTRARELQEVNERLRQAHAREREVALALQEAMLPARLHVGDHRAAVRYRPAVGALNVCGDWYDLIDLVGGHRIGVSVGDVVGHGLEAAGVMGQLRSALSAASRVAEGPAHALNVLGRYAHVVDGAESATAVTTFIDFDDRMITYSSAGHLPPVLVHADGSVEFLDKATDPPLDAQPDPTPRPQARTAFTDGAILALYTDGLIERRDEDIDTGLARLADSLRRHRTQDPETLADAVLLELLPPGGATDDTALIIVRL, translated from the coding sequence ATGAAGGATACGGCGATCGATTACGCGGCTGTGTTCCAGGCGCTGCCCGGGATGGTGGCGCTGCTCACGCCCGATCTGGTGTACGTGGACGTCAACGAGGACTTCCTGCGCGTGGCCGGACGCAAGCGGGAGCAGCTCATCGGCCGCCACCTGTTCGACGTCTTCCCGGACAACCCCAACGACCCCGCCGCGACAGGCGTGCGCAACCTGGCGTCCTCGCTGCACCGGGTGATCGCGATCGGCGAGCGCGACACCATGGCCCTGCAGCGCTACGACGTCGAGGACCCCGACCGTCCCGGGGAGTGGGAGGTGCGCTACTGGAGCCCGGTCAACGCACCGGTGTTCGGCCCGGACGGCAGGGTGGCGCTGGTGGTGCACCGCGTCGAGGAGGTCACCGAGCTGATCCGGGCCCGCGGCGGTCCCAGGGGAGGCAAGGCCCGGGTGCTCGAGGCCGAGCTGTACACGCGCGCCCGCGAACTGCAGGAGGTCAACGAGCGGTTGCGCCAGGCGCACGCCCGCGAGCGCGAGGTCGCGCTGGCCCTGCAGGAGGCGATGCTGCCCGCCCGCCTGCACGTGGGGGACCACCGGGCCGCCGTGCGCTACCGGCCCGCGGTGGGCGCGCTGAACGTGTGCGGGGACTGGTACGACCTGATCGATCTGGTGGGCGGCCACCGTATCGGGGTCTCCGTCGGCGACGTGGTCGGCCACGGTCTTGAGGCCGCCGGTGTCATGGGACAGCTGCGCAGTGCGCTCAGCGCCGCCTCCCGCGTCGCCGAGGGTCCCGCCCACGCCCTGAACGTGCTGGGGCGCTACGCGCATGTCGTCGACGGTGCCGAATCGGCCACTGCCGTCACGACGTTCATCGACTTCGACGACCGCATGATCACCTACAGCAGTGCCGGACATCTGCCGCCGGTGCTGGTGCACGCCGACGGCAGCGTGGAGTTCCTCGACAAGGCCACCGATCCTCCGCTCGACGCCCAACCCGACCCGACGCCGAGACCCCAGGCCCGCACCGCCTTCACCGACGGTGCCATCCTCGCCCTGTACACGGACGGCCTGATCGAGCGGCGCGACGAGGACATCGACACCGGCCTGGCCCGGCTCGCCGACTCCCTGCGCCGGCACCGGACACAGGACCCCGAGACCCTGGCCGACGCCGTCCTCCTGGAGCTGCTCCCGCCCGGCGGCGCCACGGACGACACGGCACTGATCATCGTTAGGCTGTGA
- a CDS encoding NAD-dependent epimerase/dehydratase family protein, producing the protein MVIGATGQIGRPTVHALARDGWEVTAASRGGGRDETWPDAVGTVRLDRTDDSALAAVVGDGCDLVVDVVAYGAGHARQLTGLADRIGSAVVISSVSVYEDGNGRGFDTQGEPGGFPQYPVPIGEDQLTVPPGDTTYSTRKAALEGELLAAGDLLPTTLLRAGAIHGPFSPIPRELYFVKRNLDGRHRRVLAFRGESRFHTASARNIAELIRLAAAHPGSRVLNACDPQAPTVAELGEAVDAVMGVTTDTVLVDGPEPAPNVGGTPWSVPLPVVCDMSAAARELGYGPGLSYAKSLPETVGWLVGRLERQDWREAFPTLAGIYPDLFDYAAEDTWWEARGGA; encoded by the coding sequence GTGGTGATCGGAGCGACGGGCCAGATCGGCCGCCCGACGGTGCACGCCCTCGCCCGCGACGGCTGGGAGGTGACGGCCGCGTCCCGGGGCGGGGGCCGGGACGAGACATGGCCGGACGCCGTAGGGACGGTGCGGCTCGACCGCACGGACGACTCGGCGCTGGCCGCTGTGGTGGGCGACGGCTGTGATCTGGTGGTCGACGTCGTCGCCTACGGGGCCGGGCACGCCCGGCAGTTGACGGGCCTTGCAGACCGCATCGGCTCCGCGGTGGTGATCTCCAGCGTGTCGGTGTACGAGGACGGCAACGGCCGGGGCTTCGACACACAGGGCGAGCCGGGCGGTTTCCCGCAGTACCCCGTGCCCATCGGGGAGGACCAGCTGACGGTCCCGCCCGGGGACACCACGTACAGCACCCGCAAGGCGGCCCTGGAAGGTGAACTCCTCGCCGCCGGAGACCTGTTGCCGACGACGCTGCTGAGGGCGGGGGCGATCCACGGGCCGTTCAGCCCGATCCCCCGCGAGCTGTACTTCGTGAAGCGCAACCTGGACGGCCGGCACCGGCGGGTGCTCGCCTTCCGGGGTGAGAGCCGGTTCCACACGGCGAGCGCCCGCAATATCGCCGAGCTGATCCGGCTGGCGGCGGCGCACCCGGGCTCCCGGGTGCTCAACGCCTGCGATCCGCAGGCGCCGACCGTCGCCGAGCTGGGCGAGGCGGTCGACGCGGTCATGGGCGTCACGACGGACACCGTCCTCGTGGACGGCCCCGAACCCGCCCCGAACGTGGGCGGCACCCCGTGGTCGGTGCCACTGCCGGTGGTGTGCGACATGTCCGCCGCCGCACGGGAGTTGGGCTACGGCCCGGGGCTGTCGTACGCAAAGAGCCTGCCGGAGACGGTCGGCTGGCTGGTGGGCCGGCTGGAGCGGCAGGACTGGCGGGAGGCGTTTCCCACGCTCGCGGGGATCTATCCCGACCTCTTCGACTACGCGGCGGAGGACACCTGGTGGGAGGCGCGCGGCGGTGCATGA
- a CDS encoding urease subunit alpha: protein MPEISRAAYADLFGPTTGDRIRLADTDLLIEIEEDRSGGPGLAGDEAVFGGGKVIRESMGQARATRADGTPDTVITGVVIVDHWGVVKADVGIRDGRITGIGKAGNPDTMDGVHPDLVIGPETEVIAGNGRILTAGAIDAHVHFICPQIADEALSAGITTLVGGGTGPAEGSKATTVTPGPWHLARMLEAMEQYPLNIGFLGKGNTVSHEAMLSQIRGGALGLKLHEDWGSTPAVIDASLTVAEQTGIQIAIHTDTLNEAGFVGDTLAAIGGRGIHAYHTEGAGGGHAPDIMTVVSEPHVLPSSTNPTRPFTVNTAEEHLDMLMVCHHLNPAVPEDLAFAESRIRPSTIGAEDILHDLGAISIISSDSQAMGRVGEVVMRTWQTAHVMKRRRGALPGDGRADNRRVRRYVAKYTINPALAQGLAREIGSVETGKLADLVLWEPAFFGVKPHLVIKGGQIAYAQMGDANASIPTPQPILPRPMYGAIGRAPASNSFNFVAPLAIEDGLPERLRLGKRFVAIESTRGVTKADMRENDARPEVRVDPDSFAVHIDGELVEATPAAELPMAQRYFLF from the coding sequence ATGCCTGAGATCTCGCGCGCCGCGTACGCCGACCTGTTCGGCCCCACCACCGGCGACCGCATCCGGCTCGCCGACACCGACCTGTTGATCGAGATCGAGGAGGACCGCTCCGGCGGTCCCGGACTCGCCGGTGACGAGGCCGTGTTCGGCGGCGGCAAGGTCATCCGCGAATCCATGGGCCAGGCGCGTGCTACGCGCGCAGACGGCACGCCGGACACCGTCATCACGGGCGTCGTCATCGTCGATCACTGGGGTGTGGTGAAGGCCGACGTCGGCATTCGCGACGGCCGGATCACCGGGATCGGCAAGGCGGGCAACCCGGACACCATGGACGGGGTGCACCCGGATCTGGTGATCGGACCGGAGACCGAGGTCATCGCGGGCAACGGACGGATCCTGACGGCGGGCGCCATCGACGCGCACGTGCACTTCATCTGCCCGCAGATCGCCGACGAGGCACTGTCCGCCGGAATCACGACGCTGGTCGGCGGCGGCACCGGACCGGCGGAGGGCTCGAAGGCGACCACCGTCACGCCCGGCCCTTGGCATCTGGCCCGGATGCTGGAGGCGATGGAGCAGTACCCGCTCAACATCGGCTTCCTCGGCAAGGGCAACACCGTCTCGCACGAGGCGATGCTCTCGCAGATCCGCGGCGGCGCACTGGGGCTGAAGCTGCACGAGGACTGGGGCTCCACCCCGGCCGTCATCGACGCCTCGCTGACCGTCGCCGAACAGACCGGCATCCAGATCGCCATCCACACGGACACGCTGAACGAGGCCGGTTTCGTCGGGGACACACTCGCCGCGATCGGCGGGCGCGGCATCCACGCCTACCACACCGAGGGCGCGGGCGGCGGGCACGCGCCGGACATCATGACCGTGGTGTCCGAGCCGCACGTGCTGCCCAGCTCCACGAACCCGACGCGGCCGTTCACCGTCAACACCGCCGAGGAACACCTCGACATGCTGATGGTGTGCCACCACCTCAACCCGGCGGTGCCGGAGGACCTGGCCTTCGCCGAGTCCCGGATCCGGCCGTCGACGATCGGGGCGGAGGACATCCTGCACGACCTGGGGGCCATCTCCATCATCTCGTCCGACTCCCAGGCCATGGGGCGCGTGGGCGAGGTCGTCATGCGGACCTGGCAGACGGCGCACGTGATGAAGCGGCGCAGGGGCGCGCTGCCCGGTGACGGGCGTGCGGACAACCGGCGGGTGCGGCGGTACGTCGCCAAGTACACGATCAATCCGGCACTCGCGCAGGGCCTCGCTCGTGAGATCGGGTCGGTGGAGACCGGGAAGCTCGCCGATCTCGTGCTGTGGGAACCCGCGTTCTTCGGCGTGAAGCCGCACCTCGTCATCAAGGGCGGACAGATCGCGTACGCGCAGATGGGCGACGCGAACGCCTCGATCCCCACGCCGCAGCCGATCCTGCCGCGTCCGATGTACGGGGCGATCGGGCGGGCGCCGGCCTCCAACTCGTTCAACTTCGTGGCGCCGTTGGCGATCGAGGACGGGCTGCCGGAGCGGCTCCGGCTGGGCAAGCGCTTCGTCGCGATCGAGTCGACGCGTGGGGTCACCAAGGCCGATATGCGCGAGAACGACGCGCGGCCCGAGGTGCGGGTCGATCCCGACAGCTTCGCCGTGCACATCGACGGGGAACTCGTCGAGGCGACACCGGCGGCCGAACTGCCCATGGCACAGCGGTACTTCCTCTTCTGA